The segment AGTTATAGTGTTAATAACCCACTCCTAAAATAACTTTAGAGTTCTCAAATTGACAAACTTAGATATGTCCTGTTTCTAATTCACTCGACTATAAATCCACGAATTCTCAACTGGGGGTCTTTACATAGTGTCTATATAAGAAAACAACCATCTGAAACAGATGGTTGCGATTTTTTATCTAGAACGTTGTTTACCGGCGTTACGGTTTGATTTCTTAGACGTTTTTTCTTCGATGATAGCGGATGCTTTAGGAGTTACACCCTTGATAGTTGATTTATATGGTTTTGGAGGATTATTCTTAAATTCTTCTTCAACCTTAGCACGGATACGTGGTTTCAAGATGAAGTTTGTAAGAGCTTGTTGAATAAGACCGATAAATCCACCGACTACCCAGTAGAGGGTAACACCAGCAGGTGAAGACCAAGAGAACATAACAATCATCAATGGGTTCATGATTGCCACAGCTTTCATTTGTTTCTTCTGTTCTTCGTCCATACCGACTTGCATCAGAAGTGATTGAGCGTAGTAGAGGATACCAGCAATAGCTGTTAGAATGAGACTTGCAGAACCGAGATCAATACCAAGGAAGGTTGCTTCTGAGATTCCTTCCGTGTAACGAGCTGCATAGAAGAGTGCCGTAAAGAATGGCATTTGAATCAAGATAGGAAGGCAGCCCATTCCACCAAATACGCTGACGCCATATTGTTTTTGAGCAGCAAAGTATTCCTGTTGGGCAGCTAATTGCTCTTCTTGGGAACTTGCATTTTTCATGCGTTCTTGGATTGGACCTAAAATTGGTTTGAGGTAATTCATTTTCTCAGACTGATAGGTTGATTTCCAAGATTGGTAAATACCTAGTGGCATGATGAAGAGACGAACAATCAATGTCACGATGATAATAGCAACGCCGAAACCGAGTCCTTGGTTTTCCGCGAAGAATTTAATCAGGTTTCCCATTGGGGCAACAAGGAAGTTGTAGACCCAACCTTCACCAGTAGGAACACCGTTCTTTGTCTGCACACATCCTGATAGAAATACTAGCGTAGACAGGGCCAGACCTGTTAATAAAATTCGTTTATTCTTTTTCAAAATGATACATTCCTTTTTTTACAAGATACATTCTATTTTACTTTTTTTGTTCAAAATATACAAGTTTTATCTATACGCCACCTGAAAATCCTTATAGTCTTCGAAGTTGGCTAGGGTGATATCTAGATAGGTAACTTTGGCCATACGAGAAGGCCCTTTCCGAATTTCATGGATAAAATGGCTGAGCTTCTCAGCATTATCTGACTGAGCTAAAATGGTGACAGTTCCATCATCATTATTCCAAACTCTGCCGTAGATGTCGCCTATTTCCACAGCTAAAAATTGAACAGACCAACGAAAGCCGACTCCTTGCACACGACCAGATGCAATCATTTTTACCTTTCGCATAAGTTTCTCCTTTTGACAAGACATTTACTTTATTATATCATGGTTGGGTAAGACTGTTCAAAAATCAAGATAATTGATTTAGCCGTTGGGAAATTGAAGTTGCTGAGCAGTAAAAGAAAAAGGGGCATTCATGGAGATCATTCGCTCAAAGGCCAATCATTTGGTCAAGCAGGTTAAGAAATTACAACAGAAAAAATACCGTACTTCTTCTTATTTGATTGAAGGTTGGCATTTGTTGGAGGAGGCTTTGGCGGCCAAAGTACCTATTGAACATATCTTGGTATCAGAAGAACATGTTCATCGGGTTGCTGGTTTATCCAATGTAACAGTTGTCAGTTCAGATATTATGCAGGATTTAGCAGACTCACGGACACCGCAAGGGGTAGTAGCTCAACTGTCCTTACTAAATCAGACCTTACCTGATGTCTTAACAGGAAAATTTTTGGTTCTGGAGGATGTGCAGGACCCTGGAAATGTTGGTACCATGATCCGTACAGCTGATGCAGCTGGTTTTGATGGAGTATTTCTATCGGATAAGTCGGCAGATATTTACAATATGAAAGTTCTGCGTTCCATGCAAGGGAGTCATTTCCACTTGCCAGTTTATCGGATGCCTATGACTGCTATTTTTTCTGCTTTAAAAAGCAATCAGCTACAAATCTTGGCAACAACCCTCTCTAGTCAGTCAGTTGACTATAAGGAAGTTACGCCAAATCCGAGTTTTGCCTTGGTCATGGGAAATGAAGGTCAAGGAATTTCAACTTTTGTAGCCGATGAGGCGGATCAACTTGTCCATATTACCATGCCAGGTCAGGCGGAAAGCCTCAATGTAGCCATTGCGGCGGGTATTCTATTGTTTAGCTTTATTTAAGCCAATTGTACTATAGTGTGGTATAATATTCCAACGAGGTTAACGAATGGTTGCATATAAACAAGATAAAGAATACATGCATTACGTGGGGCACTTGATTGCCACACCCAAGGTGCAAAAATTGGGGAAAATTCCTCATCATTATTACTCCACGCGCTTGGAGCATTCCATCAATGTCTCTTATACAAGCTATAAGATTGCGAAAAAATTTGGTTGGGATGCCAAGTCAACAGCTCGTGGTGGTCTATTGCATGATTTATTCTTCTATGATTGGAGAGATACCAAATTCAACAAGAGCCATGCTTGGGTTCATCCACGAATTGCTAAACGCAATGCTCAGAAACTCATTCAACTCAATAAACTAGAAGAAGACATCATTGTGAAGCATATGTTTGGTGCGACAATCGCTCCTCCTCGCTACAAGGAATCCTGGATTGTGACATGTGTGGATAAGTATTGGGCTGTGAGAGAGTGGAGTCTGCCCTTACAACACAAGTGGAAAAATCGTAAGGTCTTCCGTTTTCAATAAGATGATTTAAAGGAGAATAGTATGAATAACGATTCATTTATTATTAATCAGGTGGATAATACCGCCCTCAACCGTTTCTTCGGTAAAATTTATGGTGTGGTTGCCATGGGAATAGGTCTGTCAGCTCTAGTTTCTTTCTTGGCTGTGACCGTCTTTCAATCTTTATTGCTTAGTCTGCTGAGTGCAGGTTCCATCATCATGATGCTGATTATGATTGGTCAGATTGCCTTGGTTGTTTCTGCTTCAGCAATGGCAGCTAAAAATAGCCCGATGGCTCTACCAATGTTTCTTGCCTACTCAGTAACAAATGGGATTACCATCAGCATGATCTTGATGTTCTATACTAGCGAAACAGTTGTACTCGCCTTCGTGTCAGCGGCTCTTATGTTTGCTATCATGGCTGTGATTGGGATGACAACGAAGAAGGATCTTTCTGGTATGGCCCAGGCATTGCGTGCAGCTCTATGGGGAATTATTATTGCAAGTGTTGTTAATATCTTCCTTCGTAGCTCTGGTCTAAGCTTTATGATGTCTATCATTTCTGTTTTGGTATTCTCAGGTTTGATTGCTTATGATAACCAACGTATCCGCAATGTTTTCGA is part of the Streptococcus suis genome and harbors:
- the yidC gene encoding membrane protein insertase YidC, which encodes MKKNKRILLTGLALSTLVFLSGCVQTKNGVPTGEGWVYNFLVAPMGNLIKFFAENQGLGFGVAIIIVTLIVRLFIMPLGIYQSWKSTYQSEKMNYLKPILGPIQERMKNASSQEEQLAAQQEYFAAQKQYGVSVFGGMGCLPILIQMPFFTALFYAARYTEGISEATFLGIDLGSASLILTAIAGILYYAQSLLMQVGMDEEQKKQMKAVAIMNPLMIVMFSWSSPAGVTLYWVVGGFIGLIQQALTNFILKPRIRAKVEEEFKNNPPKPYKSTIKGVTPKASAIIEEKTSKKSNRNAGKQRSR
- a CDS encoding HD domain-containing protein codes for the protein MVAYKQDKEYMHYVGHLIATPKVQKLGKIPHHYYSTRLEHSINVSYTSYKIAKKFGWDAKSTARGGLLHDLFFYDWRDTKFNKSHAWVHPRIAKRNAQKLIQLNKLEEDIIVKHMFGATIAPPRYKESWIVTCVDKYWAVREWSLPLQHKWKNRKVFRFQ
- a CDS encoding Bax inhibitor-1/YccA family protein, translated to MNNDSFIINQVDNTALNRFFGKIYGVVAMGIGLSALVSFLAVTVFQSLLLSLLSAGSIIMMLIMIGQIALVVSASAMAAKNSPMALPMFLAYSVTNGITISMILMFYTSETVVLAFVSAALMFAIMAVIGMTTKKDLSGMAQALRAALWGIIIASVVNIFLRSSGLSFMMSIISVLVFSGLIAYDNQRIRNVFEQTGGNVGQGWVVFMALQLYLDFINLFLNLLRIFGGLSRD
- a CDS encoding TrmH family RNA methyltransferase, which codes for MEIIRSKANHLVKQVKKLQQKKYRTSSYLIEGWHLLEEALAAKVPIEHILVSEEHVHRVAGLSNVTVVSSDIMQDLADSRTPQGVVAQLSLLNQTLPDVLTGKFLVLEDVQDPGNVGTMIRTADAAGFDGVFLSDKSADIYNMKVLRSMQGSHFHLPVYRMPMTAIFSALKSNQLQILATTLSSQSVDYKEVTPNPSFALVMGNEGQGISTFVADEADQLVHITMPGQAESLNVAIAAGILLFSFI
- a CDS encoding acylphosphatase, which codes for MRKVKMIASGRVQGVGFRWSVQFLAVEIGDIYGRVWNNDDGTVTILAQSDNAEKLSHFIHEIRKGPSRMAKVTYLDITLANFEDYKDFQVAYR